A single window of Narcine bancroftii isolate sNarBan1 chromosome 1, sNarBan1.hap1, whole genome shotgun sequence DNA harbors:
- the LOC138757748 gene encoding uncharacterized protein, which translates to MATPPKETLLPAPISLHVMSRAEIQLLDLLSPLSLVALSTCDTTFKILPPSADLSPRRNAPRIPPPAATLPGSLPPPQRSPHPSPRRNAPRIPPPAATLPASLPPPQRSPHPSPRRNAPRIPPPAATLPASLPPPQRTPHPSPRRNAPRIPPPAATLPASLPPPQRSPHPSPRRNAPRIPPPRRNAPRIPPPRRNAPRIPPPAATLPASLPPPQRSPHPSPPPQRSPHPSPPPQRSPHPSPPPQRSPHPSPPPQRSPHPSPPPQRSPHPSPPPQRSPHPSPPPQRSSEPSPSEAPQIPPPSEAPQIPPPSEAPQIPPPSEAPQIPPPSEAPQIPPPSEAPQIPPPSEAPQIPPPSEAPQIPPPSEAPQIPPPSEAPQIPPPSEAPQIPPPSEAPQIPPPSEAPQIPPPSEAPQIPPPSEAPQIPPPSEAPQIPPPSEAPQIPPPSEAPQIPPPSEAPQIPPPSEAPQIPPPSEAPQIPPPEAPQIPPPSEAPQIPPPSEAPQIPPPSEAPQIPPPSEAPQIPPPSEAPQIPPPSETPQIPPPPRRPRSLPPEAPQIPPPSEAPQIPPPSEAPQIPPPSEALQIPPTAKAPQFPVIATLDLPKQCPTFLCVLFHQPFLLPTKLASQD; encoded by the exons ATGGCTACACCTCCAAAGGAAACTCTGCTGCCTGCTCCCATATCCCTCCATGTCATGAGTCGAGCTGAAATCCAACTTCTGGACCTACTTTCACCACTATCCCTTGTTGCCCTATcgacctgtgataccactttcaag ATCCTGCCCCCCTCTGCAGATCTCTCCCCCCGCCGCAACGCTCCCCGGATCCCTCCCCCCGCCGCAACGCTCCCCGGATCCCTCCCCCCGCCGCAACGCTCCCCGCATCCCTCCCCCCGCCGCAACGCTCCCCGCATCCCTCCCCCCGCCGCAACGCTCCCCGCATCCCTCCCCCCGCCGCAACGCTCCCCGCATCCCTCCCCCCGCCGCAACGCTCCCCGCATCCCTCCCCCCGCCGCAACGCTCCCCGCATCCCTCCCCCCGCCGCAACGCACCCCGCATCCCTCCCCCCGCCGCAACGCTCCCCGCATCCCTCCCCCCGCCGCAACGCTCCCCGCATCCCTCCCCCCGCCGCAACGCTCCCCGCATCCCTCCCCCCGCCGCAACGCTCCCCGCATCCCTCCCCCCCGCCGCAACGCTCCCCGCATCCCTCCCCCCCGCCGCAACGCTCCCCGCATCCCTCCCCCCGCCGCAACGCTCCCCGCATCCCTCCCCCCGCCGCAACGCTCCCCGCATCCCTCCCCCCCGCCGCAACGCTCCCCGCATCCCTCCCCCCCGCCGCAACGCTCCCCGCATCCCTCCCCCCCGCCGCAACGCTCCCCGCATCCCTCCCCCCCGCCGCAACGCTCCCCGCATCCCTCCCCCCCGCCGCAACGCTCCCCGCATCCCTCCCCCCCGCCGCAACGCTCCCCGCATCCCTCCCCCCCGCCGCAACGCTCCTCAGAACCCTCCCCCTCCGAGGCGCCCCAGATCCCTCCCCCCTCCGAGGCGCCCCAGATCCCTCCCCCCTCCGAGGCGCCCCAGATCCCTCCCCCCTCCGAGGCGCCCCAGATCCCTCCCCCCTCCGAGGCGCCCCAGATCCCTCCCCCCTCCGAGGCGCCCCAGATCCCTCCCCCCTCCGAGGCGCCCCAGATCCCTCCCCCCTCCGAGGCGCCCCAGATCCCTCCCCCCTCCGAGGCGCCCCAGATCCCTCCCCCCTCCGAGGCGCCCCAGATCCCTCCCCCCTCCGAGGCGCCCCAGATCCCTCCCCCCTCCGAGGCGCCCCAGATCCCTCCCCCCTCCGAGGCGCCCCAGATCCCTCCCCCCTCCGAGGCGCCCCAGATCCCTCCCCCCTCCGAGGCGCCCCAGATCCCTCCCCCCTCCGAGGCGCCCCAGATCCCTCCCCCCTCCGAGGCGCCCCAGATCCCTCCCCCCTCCGAGGCGCCCCAGATCCCTCCCCCCTCCGAGGCGCCCCAGATCCCTCCCCCCTCCGAG GCGCCCCAGATCCCTCCCCCCTCCGAGGCGCCCCAGATCCCTCCCCCCGAGGCGCCCCAGATCCCTCCCCCCTCCGAGGCGCCCCAGATCCCTCCCCCCTCCGAGGCGCCCCAGATCCCTCCCCCCTCCGAGGCGCCCCAGATCCCTCCCCCCTCCGAGGCGCCCCAGATCCCTCCCCCCTCCGAGGCGCCCCAGATCCCTCCCCCCTCCGAGACGCCCCAGATCCCTCCCCCACCGAGGCGCCCCAGATCCCTCCCCCCCGAGGCGCCCCAGATCCCTCCTCCCTCCGAGGCGCCCCAGATCCCTCCTCCCTCCGAGGCGCCCCAGATCCCTCCCCCCTCCGAGGCGCTCCAGATCCCTCCTACCGCCAAGGCTCCCCAGTTCCCTGTCATTGCCACTTTAGACCTCCCTAAACAATGCCccacatttctctgtgttctatTCCATCAGCCATTCCTCCTGCCCACCAAGCTGGCCAGTCAAGACTAA